In Streptomyces sp. ML-6, the genomic stretch GCCGGTCCCGGGCATGGAGGACTTCCAGGGCAACGCGGGCGCGACCCAGCTGACCATGCACGTGGAGAACGCCTTCCACCCCCTGCGCCCCGACCTCGTCGGCCTGATGTGCCTGCGCAACGACCACGACAACGTCGCCGGCCTGCGGATCGCCTCCATCCGCAACGCCCTGCCGCTGCTCTCCGAGGAGACCCGCCGGGTGCTCCACGAGCCGCGCTTCGTCACCGCGCCCCCCGCCTCGTTCGGCGGCCTCCAGTCGCTGCCCGAGCCGCACGGAATCCTCAGCGGCGACCCGGAGGACCCCGACGTGAAGGTCGACTTCACCAGCACCGAGGCGCTGGACCCGGAGGCGGAGCGGGCGATGGCGGAGCTCGGCGAGGTGTTCGTCGAGGTGCGCAAGACCCTCATCCTGGAGCCCGGGGACCTCGCCTACGTCGACAACCGGCTGGCCCTGCACGGCCGTACCGCGTTCCGCCCCCGCTACGACGGCCGCGACCGCTGGCTCCAGCGCGCCTTCGTCCAGCTCGACCTGCGCCGCTCCCGGCCGCGCCGGGCGGGCGACGGGCACGTGCAGTCCAGCGCCGCCTGAGAGCCCCCGAAACGGCCGCCGGGAGCCCGCCGGGCCGCCCCGACCGGTTGCCCGGCAGGCTCCGGCCCCCGCCGGGCGGTCTCCGGCCCCCCGGCCTGCCGGGAGGTGCCGGTTTTCCAGGGCATTGCAACAAGGTGCACCGGATCTGCCCAAGTGCCATGGGATGCGCCAGTGTTGGCGCCGCCGGAGTTTTGGCAAGACATCACATCCGAACGAGGAGAACCAAGTGAGCACTGTCGTCGCCGAGCGCCAGGAAAAGATCAAGGACATCGTCTGCGACATCCTGGAGATCGAGCCCGAGGACGTCACGGAGACCAGCCTCTTCAAGGAGGACCACGACGCCGACTCGCTGCGCGCCATCGAGATCCTCGCGTCGCTGGAGAAGGAGTTCCACATCGAGATCGACCAGGCCGAGCTGGGCCGGATGGTCAACCTCAAGAGCGTCTACCAGGTCGTCTCCGACATAGCCGGCTGGTAATCCGAACCACCACACGACGGACCATCGAGACGGGTTGGGGAGATTTCATGACGTCGTTCTCCACGGACGAGCCGGACAGTGCGCAGAGAGTGGTCCTGAGCGGGTTCGGGGTGTTCTCCAGCATCGGTATCGGCGCGGACGCATTCGCCGAGGGGCTGCGGGCCGGGCGCAGTGGCGCCAAGCCCATCACCAGCTTCGACACCACCGGCTTCGCCTACGCCAACGGCTGCGAGGTCAGCGACTTCGACCCCGGCCGGTGGATCCGTAACCAGGAGCTCGAGCAGCTGGGCCGTGCCGCCCGGTTCTCGGTGGCCGCCGCCAGGATGGCCACCGAGGACGCCGGCCTGGCACCCGAGGAACTGCGCACCAGGCGCGGACTCATCTCGATCGGCACCACCGACGGGGAGTCCCGCGACCTCGACGGCCTGGTGGAGACCGAGATCCGCACCGGACCCCAGGACATGGACCCCACGGTCGCCCGGCGGGTCAGGGCCGGCCGGCTCTCCACGGCCATCGCCCACGAACTCGGCCTGACCGACGTGGAGGCCGTCACCATCCCCACCGCCTGCGCGGCGGGCAACTACGCCATCGGCTACGGCTACGACGCGGTGCGCGCCGGCGAGGTGGACTTCGCCCTGTGCGGCGGCGCCGACGCCCTGTGCCGCAAGACGTTCGCCGGCTTCTACCGGCTGGGCACCATCGCCCCCGAGCGCTGCCAGCCCTTCGACGCCGACCGCAAGGGCATCCTCACCGGTGAGGGCGCGGGCGTCCTGGTGCTGGAGAGCCTGGCCTCCGCACGGGCCCGCGGCGCCCGCATCTACGCCGAGGTCCTCGGCTACGGACTCAACTGCGACGCCCACCACCAGGTGGCGCCCAACGGGGCGAGCGTCGGCCGGGCCATGCGGCTCGCCCTCGACAACGCCGGCGTCAAGCCGGAGGAGGTCGACCTCATCTCGGCGCACGGCACCGGGACGAAGGCCAACGACGTCACCGAGGCCCAGGCCATCCGCGAGGTGTTCGGCGAGGCGCCCCGCACCGTCTCGATCAAGTCGATGATCGGGCACACCATGGGCGCCGCCAGCGCCCTGTCCGCGATCGCCTGCTCCCTGGCGATCGTCCACGGTTTCATTCCCCCGACCATCAACCACGTGCGCACCGACCCCGAGTGCGACGTGGACTGCGTACCCAACGAGGCGGTCGAGGCCGACCTCCGTGTCGTGCTCAACAACGGCTTGGCGTTCGGCGGGAACAACGCCGTCGTCGCCCTCGGGAAATACGAGGAGCAGGTGCGATGAGCTGGCTGGTCGGTGGAGTGGGCGCGGTCGCCGGAGTCGGCCGCGACCCCCGGGAACTCTTCGACGGTCTCTGCGCGGGCCGCAGCGCCCACGCCGAGCTGCGCGGCTTCGACCGTTCGCGGTACGCCGCCCGGTACGCGTACGAGATCGACGACCGGCCGGTGCCGGGCGCCGACGTGCCCGGCCGGGCCACCAAGTGGCTGCTGGAGGCGGTCGGGCAGGCCGCCCGGGACGCGGGCCTGGGCGAGGACCTCTCGGACGTGCCCGTCCTGATCGGCACGGGGCTGCGCGAGCTGCGTTCCGTGGAGCTGTGGTGGCGCGACGGCACCCCCATGGAGGCGGACCGGCTGCACTTCGACCGCGCCCTGCGGGAACGGTTCGACACGACGGCGACGTACACCTTCGCCAACGCCTGCTCGGCCTCCCTGTACGCGCTCGCGATGGGCACCGACCTGCTCGAACTCGGCGAGGCCGACACGGTGATCGCCGCCGGGGTGGACGTGCTCACCGAGAGCATGTACGGCCTGGTGGAACGGGTCCACCCGGTGCCGCCGGACCGGGTCAGGCCCTTCGACCGCGACCGCACGGGCGCGGTCATGGGGGACGGTGCCGCGGCCGTCGTGCTGCGGCGCGACGACGGGAACCGGCGCGGCAGGGCGCACGGACGGCTGCGCGCGGTCGGCCTGAACTGCGACGCGCACCACGCCACCGCGCCCGACGACGCCGGCATCGCCTCGGCGATCAGGCAGGCACACGACCTGGCCGGCATGAAGCCCAAGGACATCGACCTGGTGATGCTGCACGGCACCGGGACGCTCCTCAACGACGAGGCCGAGGCCACCGCCGTCGCCGAGGTCTTCGGACCGCACGTCGGCAGGCCGCTGATGACCGCGATCAAGTCGATGACCGGCCACACCTCGGGCGCGTCCGGACTGATCGGCATGATCACGGCGATGCGGGCGCTGGAGGAGGGGCGGGTACCGCCCACCCTCGGGCTCTCCCACCCGGTCGAGGAGGCCGCGGGATTCCGGTTCGTCACCGGTGAGGAAGCCGTCGGCGAGATGTCGGTGGCCCAGATCAATGCGTTCGGCTTCGGCGGCATCAACGCCGTCGCGGTCGTGGAGGCGGTCCGTTGAGCACGCTGGTTACCGGGATCGGCATCGCAGTCGCAGGTGTCGAGACCCCCGACGATCTGCTGCGGCCGAAGCCGGAGGGGAGCACCCCCGTCGAGCCGAGGGAACGGCTCGGCCGCAAGGGACTGCGCTACAAGGACCGGGCCACCCAGCTCGGTTACTGCGCGGCCCGCGACGCACTGCGCGAGGCCCGGCTCCTGGACGACGAGGACCGCGCCCCGCGGGGCGACCGGATCGCCGTCGTGGCCAGCTCCAACTACGGGAACCTGGACACGATCTGCCGGACCGTGGAGACCATCGCGGCCGACACCGCGTCCGCCGCGAGCCCGATGGACCTGCCCAACGCCTCCAGCAACGTGCTGGCCTCCTCGGTGGCGATCCGCTTCGGCCTGACCGGGCCCAACCTGATGCTGTGCAACGGGGAGACCTCGGGCACCGACGCGGTGCGCTGGGCGCTCGCCCTGCTCGGCTCGGGCCGCGCGGACCAGGTGCTCGTCCTGGGGGCCGAACCGGACACCGAACCGGCCCGCAGGCTGTCCGGGCTGGACACCGCCTTCGACGGCGCGGCGGCGCTGGTCCTGGAGACGCAGCGCACCGCGGCGTCCCGCGGGGCCCGGGCGCGGGCCGGCATCGACGGGCACGCCCGGGGCACGGACCTGTCGTCCTGCCTGGCCGCGCTCGGCGGTGAGGACGCCCGCGTCCCGGCGGCCTGGCAGGCACCGGACACCGCGCCCGCCGGCGCGGCCGGCCTCCTCGAAGGCGTACGGGACCTGGGACTGGCACAGCAGTGGCGCGGGGCGTCGGGCGCGCTGGGCGTGCTCCAGTGCGCGGCGTCGGCCGGCTGGTTCGCCGCGGGCGGCGCCGGTCCGGTGTACGCCGTGACCGGGGGCGGCGACACGGGCCCCGCCGCGGGCCTGGTCCTGGTGAGCCCCGGAGAGACGGGGTGAGCGGCGGCGAGGCCACGGCCACGCTGCCCGCCCACACCCCCGGCGCCCCGGCGCCCGCCCGGCCCGCCCCGGCCGGCGGCGCCGGGCGGCCGGTGATCCTGCACCGCCACCCGGCCCGGGGCCCCGTGCGCGGCCGGATGCTGCTCCTGCACGGCCTCGGCAACAGCGCGACCGTGTGGGACGGCTTCCTGGCCCACCGCCCGCAGGGCTACGAGGTGTGGTCGGCCGACCTGCCGTGGCGCGGTGCGGGGGTGGACGGCTGGCACCACGTGCCGGACGCCTCCCCGTGGCTGGCCGAAGCGCTGGCCGGGGTGGTGGGCGGCGCGGACGTGGTCGTCGCCCACTCCTTCTCCGCGATGCAGCTGATGTCCCTGATCGACCGCGAACTCGACGCGGGCGGCGACCCGTTCGCCCGCTACGGCATCCGCGGCATGGCGCTCGTCGCCCCGTTCTACCGGCGCAGCCCCGAGGACTTCACCTGGGAGGCCATGACGCGTTACCTGGACGACTTCGAGCGGATCATGGAAGAGGGCATCCGGGTCCACTCCGGTGGAAGGCTGGACCCGGACATCCAGCTGTCGATGGCCCGCCGCGTGTGCGACCGGGTCGGCCCGTACGGCTGGATGCGGTTCGTGGACAGCTATCTGCGCACCCCCTGGCTGCGGGCCGAACGGATCGACGTACCCGTCGTGGTCATCGGCGGTGAACACGATTTCGCGGTGGAGCCGGCCGAGGGACTGAACCTGGCGGCCGAACTCCCCGACGCACAGACCCACATCCTCGCCGACTGCGGGCACTTCCTCATGGCCGAGAGGCCCGAGGAGTTCTCCGCGGTGGTCGGCGACTTCGTCAGCACACTGTCCGCCAGGGCCGGCCGGTGCCGGCCCGGCGACCGAGCCTTTGGAGAGCCGGGCCGATGAGCGACGTGACCGAGACCCAGGTCAAGACCCTTCTGCAGACCCCGACCCGGGTGCAGCTGCGCCCGAGGTTCGAGGGTTCCAACATCTGCACCTGGATCGGCTTCAAGCACGACAACTACCTGGTCGAGGAAGCGATCCTGGAGCACTTCAGGTCCGCGGGCCTGTCCACGCGCAAGCTGTACGAGGAACTCGGCCTCGGGCTGGACTTCGTGGAGATGGACGTCCGCATCCTGAGCTCGCTGCACCTGGACGACCTGGTCACCGCCGACGTGGTGCCGGTCTTCAAGGAGGGCACGGACGGGCTGGCCTTCCGGGTCACGCTGAGCGTCGACCGCGACGGCGCGTCGGTGAAGGCGGTGACCGGCAAGGCGAAGGTGGCGCTGCGGATCGACACCACGTTCCCGCCCGAGCCGGTGCCGGCCCCGCTGGCCCCGCTCGCGGTCGAGCGCCTGGGCACCTCCGAGCCCGGCGCCGCGGCGGCCGTCGCCACGACCACGGACCTCTCCGAGGGCCACGGCACCAACGGGCCCGACCCGGTGCTGGAGCAGCTGACCGCGGGCAGGAACGCGTTCGGCTGGAAGTGGCGGATCCCGTACCCGTACTGCCACTTCACCGAGCGGCTCCAGATGTCCGGCTACCTGCGGCAGATGGAGGAGGTCGTGGACCTCTTCCTGGCCGACCGCGGGCTGTCGATCAAGACGCTCCTCGACGACCGCAAGTGGATCCCGGCCTGCTCGCACTCCCACATCAGGATCCTCGACGAGGCCCTCATGGAGGAGGACCTGTACGTGATCTACACGGTCGAGGAGGTCTTCAAGGACTTCCTCTACCGGTCCCGGTTCGACACGTACGTGGTGCGCGACGGCCACCTGGTGCAGACCGCCACGGGGCACGTCACGCACGGCTACGCCGTCATCGACAGCCGCACCGACTGGCACCTGGTGAACTTCGACGAGCCCGTGCTGCGGGCCCTGCGCGGCGAGTCGGCACCGGACGCATGAACCAGCACCTCCTCATCGAGACGCAGGGGCCCTGGGCCGGCCGGGAGTGCGCGTCCTTCGTGCGCGACGCCACGACCCTGGCCGGCGGCGGCCACCGCACCCGGCTCCTCCTCCTCCAGGAGGGGGTCCTGGGCGCGGTCCCCGGGGAGCTGCCGGAGCTGGAGGGCTACCTGGCGGCGGACGGGGAGCTGCTGGTCGACAGGTACTCGGTCGTACAACGCGGCCTGAAGAAGGAGCAGTTGGTGCCCGAGGCCCGGCTGGTGGACATGGACGAGATCGCCGGGAGCGTACTCGACCCGGTGGTGAAGGTGGTGTGGCACTGACATGGCCAGGGGCAGGAGGGGCATCCCGCACACCGACGTACTGGTCACCCTGATGGGTTCGCCGCACGGTTCCGACATGGTCACCAGCGTGCTGCGGCTCGTGGAGGAGATGCTGCGGCAGGACGCCGCCGTACAGGTCTGGGCGTGCGGTTACGCGACGATGCTCACCCAGGAGGGCCTGGGCGAGTCCAAGCCGCGCAACCTCGCGAACTGGTCCGGCGACTACCCGTCGACCCTCACCGTGATCCGCGGAATGCTCGCGGCGCACCCGGGCCGGCTGCACTGGTACGGCTGCCGGTTCTGCAGCGACGAGCGCGGCGCCGTGGCCCACATCCCCGAAGTCAGGCTGCGGGCGCCCTCCGCCTTCGCGGAGAACGTCGCAGCGGCGGACAAGACCCTGTTCGTGGGGGTGCTCTGACCATGACGACAACCCACACCACCGGCCCCGCGGCCGGTGCCACCGACAACGGCCGGGTCCTCGGCATCGTCGAACGCGCCCACCGCGGCGCGGTGGAGAAGCAGTTCTTCGACGTGCTGTACATGGCGGTCGAGCTCCACCGGCAGCTGGGCGGCATGGACATCCTGCTGCGCGGACCGGCCGTGACCTGCGCGGTGGGGGCGGCCGAGACCGGCCCCCTGCGGTTCGGCGACCGGGTGCTGGACACCCTGACCGACCCGCGCCACGACCTGCGGGTGCTGCTGGACGCCGGGGTGCGGATCTTCGTGCAGGAGGAGGACCTGACGGCCCTCGGATTCACCCCCGGCGACCTGTTCGACGAAGCCGTCCGCCCGGTGCCCGCCGCGGAGATGGCCGGGCGGTGGCCGGAGTACCGGATGGTGAGCTACCTGTGACCGCAGGGCACGCCCGGCCGTTCCCCGGCCGCCCCGTCCCCGGACCTCCCGCCGCCCAGGGCCCCCGCCCAGCCCCCGTAGTCGCCAGTCGCTCCAGCCAAGGAATGGACCTCTCATGACCAAGACTGTGATCTCCGCGTGGTCGGCCGTCTCGCCGTTCGGCATGGGCCGGGACGCCTTCGTGGGCGGATTCCACGACGGCCGGTCCACGGTCGCCCCGGTCGACCGCGAGCAGTGGCAGACGCCCGACGACGAGGTCTGCCTCGTCCCCGGCTTCAGCCCGGCCGCCGCCCTGGGCAAGAAGGGCACGCGCGCCATGGACCGGGCCACCGGCCTCGCGGTCTCGGCGGTGGGCCGGCTGATCGAGGAGTCGCCCTCCGACCCCGCCACCGTCACCGGTGAGGAGGTCGCGCTGGTCCTGGGCACCACCTCGGGCAGCGTGCAGAGCATGATGGACTTCACCCGCGGCGGCCTCGTCTCGGAGAAGCCCTACTTCGTCGACCCGGCGCGCTTCCCCAACGCGGTGATGAACTGCGCCGCCGGACAGTGCGCCATCTGGCACCAGCTCAAGGGCCCCAACACCACCATCGCCGGGGGCCGGGTCTCCGGGCTGCACGCCCTGAAGTACGCCCAGCGGCTGCTGAACGCGGACCGTGCCCGCACCGTGCTGTGCGGCGCCGTCGAGGAGTACGCCGACGCCCGTGCCTGGCTGGACCGGCACGCGCGCGGCGAGGACGAGCACGGCACCATCCACGGCGAGGGCTGCGTGATGCTCCAGATCGAGTCCGAGGGCTCGGCGCAGGGCACCCCGCTGGCGACCGTCCAGGCCGTCGAGGTGGGGGTCTTCGCGGGCGGCGGCGAGAACGCCGCCCCCGTGCTCGACACCTGCGTGCGCCGGGCGCTGGAGCGGTCCGGCACCGACCCGGCCGACGTGTGGATGGTCGCCCCGAGCGGCGCGCGCGGAGCCCTCGGCGACGCCGAACAGTCCGTCCTGGAGTCCCGGTTCGCCCCCACGGCGGTGAACCGCGTGTCGCAGCTGATCGGCGACACCGCCGGGGCGGCGGCCATGTTCCAGATGGCCGCGGTGCTGGCCGTCGCCGAGCGGGCCGAGGCCGCGGGCCGGACCGCGGTCGTCACCGCGGTGGACCGGGACGGCGAGGCGGGCTGCGCGGTGCTGCGACTGGGCTGACCGGTCTTGCGTACCGGTCTTCCGCACCGACAAGAACGTACGGCCAGAACAGCAACGAGAGAGGACACTCCCATGACATCCGCAGTGCAGGCACTGGACCTCGAGCAGCTCCGCGCGCTCATCGCCGAGGTGCTCGACGTCGAGGTCTCGGACATCGCCGACGACACGAACTTCGCCGACGACCTGGAGATCGACTCCCTGATGGCCCTGGAGGTCGTCGTGGTGCTGGAGAAGCGCTACCAGGTCAAGCTCCGCGAGGAGGAGCTCAAGCAGGTCACCTGCCTGAAGGCGGCTTACGACCTGCTGGAGCAGAAGCTGCGGACCTCGCAGTGACCGTCGCCGGACCCGTCGCCGGGTCCGTGACCGGGGTCTCCCCGGTCACGGCCGGCATCCGCGTCGTGCGCCCGGCGACGGCGGAGGAAGGGGGACGCCTGACGGCGGCCACCGTCTGCCGCGTCGACCCCGCCGAACAGATCTTCGCGGGCCACTACCCCGGCTTCCCCATCTTCCCCGGGGTCTGCGTCATCGAATGCGTACGCCGCAGCGCCCTGGCCACCGCGCCCGGCCCGGTCACGCTGGCCGCGGTGGAGTCCGCGCGCTTCCGCGGACCGGTGCTGCCCGGCGACGAACTGTCCATGGAACTCGTCTGGAAGCCCGACGGCCCCGAAGGACGGGACTGGCGGGTCACGGCGACCGCCCGCACCGACCGGGGCGACGCCGCGTCGATCCGGCTGGGCTTCAGAACGGGAGGCCGGCCGTGATCGGTACCGTCGAACTGCGCCGGCTGCTGCCGCACCGCTTCCCGATGCTGCTGGTGGACCGGGTCGACGAACTGGTGCCCGGCGAGCGACTGGTCGCCCGCAAGGCCGTCACCTGCAACGAACCCTGGTACGCCGCGCTCCCGCAGGACGCCGGGCCGCAGGACCACCACTACCCCGAGGTGCTGCTCGTGGAGTCGTGGTGCCAGGCGGCGGGCGTCCTGGCCACCTGGGACGACCCCAACCCGGACGTGCTGAACGGGCAGGTGATGCTGTTCGGCGGCGTCAGCGACGCCCGGTTCGAACGGCCCGTGTTCCCCGGTGACGTGGTGGAGCACCGGGTCCGGGTCTACCGGGTGCTGAGCGACACGATGATCTTCGAGGGCGAGTCGCTCGTGGACGGCGAAACGGTCATGACCGTCGCGAGGGCCACGATGGCGTTCCGCCCGGCGGAGCAGCTCCGCGCGGCCACCGGGACCTAGGGTCCTTCGTCCGCCGGTCACGACACCAGCGCCGGTCACGGTTATTCACAGAAGGAGAAACGGGTGGGAGACAAGCCGTCCCGCGTCGCGCTCGTCAGCGGCGGATCACGGGGCATCGGAAGAGCAGCGGTGCTGCGCCTGGCCCAGGACGGCCACGACGTGGCCTTCTGCTACCGGTCCGACGCCGAGGCCGCGCAGGCGCTGGAGAAGGAGGTGTCCGAACTGGGCGTGCGGGCCCTCGCGGTCCGTACCGACGTCACCGACGCCCAGGCGGTGCGCGACCTGACCGAGCGCACCGAGGACGAACTCGGACCGATCGACGTCCTCGTCACCTCGGCCGGCATCACCAGCGACAACCCGCTGCTGCTGATGACCGACGAGCAGTGGCACAACGTGCTGGACACCAACCTGGACGGCGTCTACCACGTCTGCCGGGCCGCCATCTTCGCGATGATGAAGCGGAAGTCCGGCTGCGTCGTCAACGTCTCGTCGGTCGCCGGGGTCTACGGCAACGCACGGCAGACCAACTACTCGGCGTCCAAGGCCGGCATCATCGGCTTCACCAAGGCCCTCGCCAAGGAGACCGGGCCGTACGGCATCCGCGCCAACGTCGTGGCGCCCGGCTTCATCGACACGGACATGACCTCCGCGCTCCAGGGCGGGGTCAAGGACCGGGCGCTGAAGTCGATCCCGCTGGGCCGGATGGGCCGGGCCGAGGAAGTCGCCGACCTCATCGCCTACCTGGCCTCCGACCGCGCCGCGTACATCACCGGTTCCGTCTTCCAGATCGACGGCGGAATCACCATCTAGTGCCATGACCGGCAACGCCCGCCCCAGGGGCCGGGCCTGCCGGGAGGGGTACCCAGCCACCGGAAGGACGGCCATGGCCAAGCGCGGCCCACGCTGGTACTTCAATTTCCGCAGCCCGTACTCCTGGCTGGCCCACCGGGACCTGGTGGACCGGCACGGCGACGTCGCCGACGCCGTCGAGTGGATCCCGTACTGGGACCCGGACCCGCGCAGCGAGAAGGCGCTGGCCGGGGCGGGCGGCTCGTTCCTCTACACCCCGATGTCGCGGGAGAAGCACTTCTACGTGCTGACCGACGTGCGCAGGCTCGCGGCCGACCGGGGCCTGACCGTGTCCTGGCCCGTCGACCGCGAACCCGTGTGGGAGGTCTCGCACCTCGCGTACTACCTGGCTGCGGACCGGGGCCTCGGGCCCCGGTACGTCGACCTCGTCTACCGCGCGCGCTTCCAGGACGGCAGGAACATCTCGGACCCCGAGGTGATCGCCGACGTGGCCGGGCGGATCGGCCTCGACCCGGCAGCGGCGGCTGCCGCGGCCGAGGACCCGGAGCTGCGGTCCCGGTCCACCGAGGCGCTCATGTCGGCCTACAAGGACGGGGTGTTCGGCCCGCCCTTCCTCATCGCGGGGCGCGAGAAGTTCTGGGGCCTGGACCGGCTCGACCGGTTCGCCGACGCCGTACGCGCCACCGCGCCGGCCCGGCCCGGAACGGTCGCGCCGGTGCCCGAAGAAGCCCTGTCGACCACCGCCTCGGGAGACCTGGGGCACGCCGGAGGCTGCGGCTGACGGTCCGCCGTCGAGCCGCGTACGAAACCACGAAGCACACGATCCGAGGAGAACACACGATGTCGACCAACCCGTTCGAGGACAAGGACGCCACCTACCTGGTGCTCGTCAACGACGAGGGCCAGCACTCGCTGTGGCCGGTCTTCGCCGAGGTGCCGGCCGGATGGACCGTCGCCCTCAAGGAGTCCAGCCACGACGACGCGCTCGCGTACATCGAGGAGAACTGGACCGACATGCGGCCCAAGAGCCTCGTCGCGGCGATGGAGAGCCCCGCCGCGTGACGGACCGTCCGCGCGGCGCCGTACCGGTGTGACGGAACCACGGCCGTCACACCGGCACGGCGCACGAGGACAGGGGAACGGCCCCGGAACCCAGCAGGGTTCCGGGGCCGCCGTCGTCGCGGAGGGTCCGCGCAGCGCGTGCCGGCCGCGCTCAGTGCATGCAGGCCGCGCTCAGTGCGTGCCGACCGCCGTCAGGGACAGCCGCTCGTCGACCCGGCGTCCGAACTCCTCGGTGTCGGCCGTCAGATAGAAGTGGTCGCCGGAGAAGACCCGGAGGTTGAAGGAGCCCGACGTGGTGTCGGACCACGCCCGGGTCTCCTCGACCGTGACGTCGCAGTCCGCGTCGCCGACCCAGGCCTCCACCGGGGCGGTGATCCGCAGGGAGGGGTCGGGCCGGTAGCTCCCCATGAGGGCGAAGTCGCCCCGGATCGCGGGCATCAGCAGCTCCCGCATCTCGGGGCTGTCCAGGAACTTCGTGCCGTCGCCGCCCAGCCGCTCCACCTCCGCCAGGAGTCCCGCGTCCCCGCCCAGGTGCGCCCGGTTGCTGCGGTAACGGGCCGGCGGCTGCTGGCCCGAGACGAACACCACGGCCGGCACGACACCGTGCCGGTGCTCCAGCCGGTGCGCCACCTCGAACGCCACCGACGCCCCCATGCTGTGCCCGAACAGCGCCAGCGGCTGCTCCGTCACCGGCAGCAGCGCCTCGGTGAGCGCGTCGGCGAGCTCGCCCATCCGCGTCACGCACGGATCGCCCAGCCGGTCCTGCCGCCCGGGGTAGCAGGCGCCCAGCAGCTCCACGTCGTCCGGCAGCCACTGCGGCCAGTTGCGGAACATGCTGGCGGCCCCGCCCGCGTGCGGCAGGCCCACCAGCCGCAGCCGCGGCCGCGGCACCCGCTTGAAGCGGCGGAACCACACATCGGTCTGCTCGGACATCCCTCTACCTCCGTCGTACGTCATCACTGGCTCGACAACTCTCCCAGTGCACCCGGCACGGCGTGGCTCTTCGTCCGGTCTGCAACAACGTGCACTCCTGCGAGAGTTGTCCGTTGCGCGAGTCAGGATGAGTACTCGCGCGCCTCCCGCGCGCTTCGCCGTGACGACCGACGGCGGCAGGGCCCCGCCCCGCCGCCGCATGCCGGTGTCCCAGAACACGACCGAGGGTGGTTCCCGTTGTCCGACGTCCAGGACCTTCTTCTGCCTCTGACCGCTGCCCAGTCCGGCATCTGGTTCGCGCAGGAGCTCGACCCTGCCAACGTCATCTACAACGCGGGTGAGTACCTGGAGATCCACGGCCAGGTCGACGTCCCGCTGTTCGAGACGGCGCTGCGGCAGGTGCTGGCCGAGGCGGAGTGCCTCCGGGTGCGTTTCGTGGACACGCCCGACGGGCCCCGCCAGCGGATCGAGCCGACCCTCGACTGGTCGCTGCCCGTCACCGACGTGTCCGCCGCACCGGACCCGCGCGCGGCGGCCGAACTGCGGATGCGGGACCTGCTCGCCACCCCCAAGGACATCAGGCACGACCACCTCTTCGACTTCGAACTGTTCCGGATCGCCGACGACCGCTACCTGTGGCTGCACGCCTACCACCACAGCGCCGTCGACGGCTTCACCGTGGCGCTCGTGGCCCAGCGCGTCGCCGAGGTCTACACCGCGCTGGCCGAGGGCATCGAGGCGGGCGCCTGCCCCTTCGCCCCGCTGAGCGACCTCGTCGAGGCCGACCTGGCCTATCGCGCCTCCGAGCGGTTCGCCAAGGACCGCGCCTACTGGACGGACCGGCTCGCC encodes the following:
- a CDS encoding beta-ketoacyl synthase N-terminal-like domain-containing protein yields the protein MTKTVISAWSAVSPFGMGRDAFVGGFHDGRSTVAPVDREQWQTPDDEVCLVPGFSPAAALGKKGTRAMDRATGLAVSAVGRLIEESPSDPATVTGEEVALVLGTTSGSVQSMMDFTRGGLVSEKPYFVDPARFPNAVMNCAAGQCAIWHQLKGPNTTIAGGRVSGLHALKYAQRLLNADRARTVLCGAVEEYADARAWLDRHARGEDEHGTIHGEGCVMLQIESEGSAQGTPLATVQAVEVGVFAGGGENAAPVLDTCVRRALERSGTDPADVWMVAPSGARGALGDAEQSVLESRFAPTAVNRVSQLIGDTAGAAAMFQMAAVLAVAERAEAAGRTAVVTAVDRDGEAGCAVLRLG
- a CDS encoding acyl carrier protein, giving the protein MTSAVQALDLEQLRALIAEVLDVEVSDIADDTNFADDLEIDSLMALEVVVVLEKRYQVKLREEELKQVTCLKAAYDLLEQKLRTSQ
- a CDS encoding 3-hydroxyacyl-ACP dehydratase, which encodes MTVAGPVAGSVTGVSPVTAGIRVVRPATAEEGGRLTAATVCRVDPAEQIFAGHYPGFPIFPGVCVIECVRRSALATAPGPVTLAAVESARFRGPVLPGDELSMELVWKPDGPEGRDWRVTATARTDRGDAASIRLGFRTGGRP
- a CDS encoding beta-hydroxyacyl-ACP dehydratase, whose amino-acid sequence is MIGTVELRRLLPHRFPMLLVDRVDELVPGERLVARKAVTCNEPWYAALPQDAGPQDHHYPEVLLVESWCQAAGVLATWDDPNPDVLNGQVMLFGGVSDARFERPVFPGDVVEHRVRVYRVLSDTMIFEGESLVDGETVMTVARATMAFRPAEQLRAATGT
- the fabG gene encoding 3-oxoacyl-[acyl-carrier-protein] reductase, which encodes MGDKPSRVALVSGGSRGIGRAAVLRLAQDGHDVAFCYRSDAEAAQALEKEVSELGVRALAVRTDVTDAQAVRDLTERTEDELGPIDVLVTSAGITSDNPLLLMTDEQWHNVLDTNLDGVYHVCRAAIFAMMKRKSGCVVNVSSVAGVYGNARQTNYSASKAGIIGFTKALAKETGPYGIRANVVAPGFIDTDMTSALQGGVKDRALKSIPLGRMGRAEEVADLIAYLASDRAAYITGSVFQIDGGITI
- a CDS encoding DsbA family protein; translated protein: MAKRGPRWYFNFRSPYSWLAHRDLVDRHGDVADAVEWIPYWDPDPRSEKALAGAGGSFLYTPMSREKHFYVLTDVRRLAADRGLTVSWPVDREPVWEVSHLAYYLAADRGLGPRYVDLVYRARFQDGRNISDPEVIADVAGRIGLDPAAAAAAAEDPELRSRSTEALMSAYKDGVFGPPFLIAGREKFWGLDRLDRFADAVRATAPARPGTVAPVPEEALSTTASGDLGHAGGCG
- a CDS encoding MbtH family protein, producing MSTNPFEDKDATYLVLVNDEGQHSLWPVFAEVPAGWTVALKESSHDDALAYIEENWTDMRPKSLVAAMESPAA
- a CDS encoding thioesterase domain-containing protein; this translates as MSEQTDVWFRRFKRVPRPRLRLVGLPHAGGAASMFRNWPQWLPDDVELLGACYPGRQDRLGDPCVTRMGELADALTEALLPVTEQPLALFGHSMGASVAFEVAHRLEHRHGVVPAVVFVSGQQPPARYRSNRAHLGGDAGLLAEVERLGGDGTKFLDSPEMRELLMPAIRGDFALMGSYRPDPSLRITAPVEAWVGDADCDVTVEETRAWSDTTSGSFNLRVFSGDHFYLTADTEEFGRRVDERLSLTAVGTH